Proteins encoded in a region of the Perca fluviatilis chromosome 8, GENO_Pfluv_1.0, whole genome shotgun sequence genome:
- the rerglb gene encoding RERG/RAS-like b, with translation MNDIKLALLGSQGAGKSAVLVRFLTRRFIGEYASNANSLYHKRLSIDGRQLNLEVFDPCSQSSEARCILEEPVDWADGFVVVYNISDCTSFINAKNILQQIREARLKNCKGEVEVPVCLVGNKQDLCHARQVGEDEGRCLAQENRCHFQEVSAAESYQDIANLFTQLIRQVMEHLKYRADRRRYSGSKSMAKLINNVFGKRRKSV, from the exons ATGAACGACATCAAGCTGGCCCTGCTGGGAAGCCAGGGGGCTGGGAAATCAG CTGTCCTTGTACGGTTCCTGACCAGGCGCTTCATCGGTGAATATGCCTCTAACGCCA ATTCCCTATACCATAAAAGGCTGTCAATCGATGGCAGGCAGCTAAATCTGGAGGTTTTTGACCCCTGCTCTCAG AGCTCAGAGGCCAGGTGTATACTGGAGGAGCCGGTGGACTGGGCAGATGGCTTTGTGGTGGTGTACAACATCAGCGACTGCACTTCCTTCATTAACGCCAAGAACATCCTGCAGCAGATTCGGGAGGCGCGCTTGAAAAACTGCAAAGG GGAGGTGGAGGTTCCTGTGTGTCTGGTGGGTAACAAGCAGGACCTGTGTCACGCCCGGCAGGTGGGTGAGGACGAGGGCCGCTGCCTGGCTCAGGAGAACCGCTGTCACTTCCAGGAGGTCTCAGCCGCCGAGAGCTACCAGGACATCGCCAACCTCTTCACCCAACTCATCCGGCAGGTGATGGAGCACCTCAAGTACAGAGCCGACCGACGACGCTACAGCGGCTCCAAGTCGATGGCCAAGCTCATCAACAATGTGTTTGGCAAGAGGAGGAAGTCAGTGTGA